The genomic segment GGTTAGTAGAGTTACTTTTGCAACTAAAGACGACTTTTGCAATTAAAGTCAAAGTGTTTACATGTCAAAGAGTGACAAGGTTGGAATAAAGTCAAAGAGGCACAGATAAGATAAGAGGCAGCAGGAAGAGTTTTTGTAACAGTCGAAAGTCTCTGTGCTCGTACAACGAGGCTTACTTTGGAGCTGGAACTAAACTCACTGTTTTAGGTAAGAAAACCTGCAACACAAACATCTCACAGAGCAGAATTCATAGGTTATTTGTATGTTAAGAATATGGTCATAACTAAGAATATATTTAGTTGCTATTTAATTTGATGGTAGTGAACAAAGTGTGCCAACTTAAAAATGAGAAAGAAGTTAATGCAGAAGTTAAGGACAAGTGTTGTCTATGTTCTCCAGTTAAAGTGCTGCAGTGATAAAACAATTGGCTCTATGCCCAGATTATTGCTCTCACAGTGGGTTCTTATCAGCTCTGTGAAATACTGAGTTCACAGCCTGAAGCTTACTTTGGAGCTGGAACTAAACTCACCGTTTTAGGTAAGACaacaaaatatgtcaaaatataTGATTAAAAAGTATATCAAATCATGACTGCAACCAGTTTTTTCCCTAAAACTTATGCTCCTAAATGGACTTTTAAACTATGTCAATTTTAATAATGTCAAcatttaattttgtgaattgAGTGCATTTCTTTCAGAGTTTTGTGTGCACAGttaaaagttttatattttctttaataaCAAGAAGAAAGCAATGAAAATCATaagcatgtatgtatgtatgtattgctGGCCTTTATTCAACCTAAATCTGCTAAATTATTGTTGAGTAAATAATCTGTTGAATACTGTACTCAGAGATTTCTGTAGGTTTGTTGTGAAACGtggaaaagaaaatgtgaacttTATATAATAAGATAAATCTCCAAGTTGTACAGAAAAAAAGCTCCATCTGGTCAAGACACCAGACTCTGTTATACTTAATCTACTGTTATTAACTGCTAGTTAATTTATCATAATAGAGATGTGAAGTTTGGCAGTGAAgggaaaactttaaaaaaaaaaaaaaaaaaaaaaggttattttaaTGGTACTGCATGTGTACTGGTTGGTAAAAACCAACCAGCCACTGTTGTCAGTTTGTCACATGCGAGTCAGTGGTGTGCTCTGGCACTTATCCTGCTTATTTTGGAGAGGGAACCAGACTAACAGTTCTTGGTAAGATAACGTCATTATGAACAAACAATCATTGTTAATAGCTCTAAATAAGAGTGCAAAACTTTCAACCACCATGTCGCTTTTTGTTGCAATTGGAGGTAAAATAGTTCATGTTTCACTGAGGATAGCCATGATCTTGAAAAGGTGCAGCTTTAATTTggtgatttctgttttttgtcttttcagaaacaggaataaacaTCACAGCACCAACAGTCAAAGTGCTTCGACCTTCATGTAACGAGTATCGAAACCAGAAAGACAATACAACGAAGAAGACCATCGTTTGTGTGGCCAGTGGATTCTACCCAGACCATGTCACTGTTCAGTGGAAGGACAACAAGGGGCCAAAGACCTCTGGTGTGGCGACTGACAGCGCTGCCCTGCGAGGAGACAACGGGTTTTACACAATCACCAGCAGGCTGAGGGTCCCTGGCACAGAATGGTTCAAACCAGGCAGTAACTTCACCTGCACCGTCAGCTTCTACAACGGGACACACACTGAAGATTTTGCAAAATCAATTAGAGGCGAAGACGGTATGTTTCATTTGGAACtcagaaatgaccaaaatttgATCAGTTTGTGATTGGAAATGCAGCAACAATCATCAGTCTTCCTCATCtaatctatttcttttttttattcaaggaAACGCCATGACGAGAGGTAAATATattattctgtgtttctgttcacCTTACTGCATCAGTTCTCCAACTTTCTTCTTCATGCAACTGTTTGATGTTTCTGCAGGAAAATATCTGAAGAGGACACAGATTGCCAAACTCTCCTACGGAGTTTTAATCGTCAAGAGCTGCATCTACGGAGTCTTTGTGGTGTTTCTGGTGTGGAAACTTCAGGTTTGTTCCCTTCACCTTTTATCCAGCATGCACACTCACTCTTTGTTATCCTTGACATATGAAACATGCTTCATACATTTCAATAAGTGAATAAATACCTTGTGACATTACgacattgtgtcttttctgtctgttgCAGAGTTCATCTAGAAAGCAGCGCTGAGAGCCGAGGCCGGAACAAACAAGCTTTAATGTGTTGTAAATAGTGGATATATTCCCACATCTTTGCATTCAGAAATAAACAAGCCACTCAATTTCTGCTGATAATAATAAAGTCTACAGTTAATGACAtgcatgttattgcattttcaaaaacaaatctgtaaaatatcatttttttaactgtaatttgaCAGTAAGTTTTTGATGACTGTTGCTGCCAGAtattcaaacatttattttataatagattttttttttttacattcattcaaAATTAGAAGTTGTCTTAGTCCTCAATTCACATTAAatagtatgtttttttgtagttttacatagaattcaatGTAATTTAACAGTAAAGACCACCATGAAAACCAATAATTTCCCATTATATTCATTTACAGATTAagatctttatttgtcatttagggtattttaaaggcattttctcttaatgtagaaaacaacagaaaaactgttaaactctATGCatagtttaaagtcttcttaATTTGTAGTTGTGTACTATTCAATGCTTAATGTCTTCTCAATAAAAGTTAATCAGAGGATCTAAACGACTCGATTCTTTTTACTTTGACCGTCCTAAATAGGATGATCAAGTTTACATACAGTATGCATCTAAACCAGAAAAGTTTATGTATCTTGTATTCATCCATGTATCTTTATTTCAGGATTAAGTTTGAAATAATCAGGATTAAGCTCAGTCAGTTGTTCCAAATTGTGCTGATATGCAGTTAGAACATCACCCCACTCAGTGCTCTCACATCTTATCTAAACATCACTTTTTTCCACAGACAGAGCGGTATTTTTAGCTGCCAGTCTATCTGCCAGTTTTCTGAGAAATCAGTTAATTTATCACTTTCATTTTGAAACATCTCAGGAAAACTTCATGCAAGTTCATAACAAGTTTTTCCGTGAAGCAACCTGAGAGGTGACTAAAGTTTCTGTGATCACATGTATTTGCAAAACTAAATCGACAAATACATCAAACATAAAATTGAACTTATTAAAATGAGTTTATTGAGTTGGATCTGGGGTTTTTTCCACTTTGCATAAATGACACAATCGCTGTACATTTCACATTCTCTTCATGaataaagatgttttttctttagttCGAACGCTGTCAGTAGGGAAGTAAATGTAAGGAGTGTGAGTCGACCACATAGCAACAGGAAATCAACGTTCTCATCTGTGTACAGAAGAAGGTCAAAGCTGTTGCTGTTGAAACTGTGCAGAGGAGCAGAGAGTGGCAGAGGAGAGGATGTGGTC from the Centropristis striata isolate RG_2023a ecotype Rhode Island chromosome 16, C.striata_1.0, whole genome shotgun sequence genome contains:
- the LOC131988530 gene encoding M1-specific T cell receptor beta chain-like — encoded protein: MTLNLAIKHNNMFVVFCIALNIILVSGSSLSDQVHQTPADINKKPEETAEITCSHSIESYNRILWYKQLKNKELQFLGYMLSTADNPEPGLGVKVKGSANKDQNCTLIIEGLSLNSSAVYFCACDTGSEAYFGKGTKLTVLETGINITAPTVKVLRPSCNEYRNQKDNTTKKTIVCVASGFYPDHVTVQWKDNKGPKTSGVATDSAALRGDNGFYTITSRLRVPGTEWFKPGSNFTCTVSFYNGTHTEDFAKSIRGEDGNAMTRGKYLKRTQIAKLSYGVLIVKSCIYGVFVVFLVWKLQSSSRKQR